From Novipirellula artificiosorum, the proteins below share one genomic window:
- a CDS encoding FAD-dependent oxidoreductase, producing the protein MIATRFMICASLVCAIASGTCDTTQAADLFVEAESFADHGGWKLDTQFIQQMGSPYLLAHGLGQKVPDAVTTVEVPEKGTYRVWIRSIDWVARWGVNPSPGTFKLSIGETTLQPTFGTVGSEWSWHDGGTVELAAAAVELRLQDLTGFDGRCDCIYLTTDLEATPPPADRVLSEWRRKQLGLPDEPQTRGGYDLVVIGGGYAGMGAAISAARMGCRVALVQDRPVLGGNGSSEVRVWAKGEIRRGKFPRIGEIIEELADSATKSPGTYEEFEDAKKERIVRAEPNIDLMLNHHAYSVEMDGERIVSVTALDTTTGAEVKILGDYFSDCTGHGWIGTWANAERTMVPTGRMGMSNMWAWDEVDAPTTFPETPWALDLSMADFPYPRDHHGQWFWESGFDKDAINDAEAIRDWNLRAVYGAFNAMKNRDGADEHTRAVLTWVAFVGGPRESQQLIGDVVLTEDDIVSKRDFPDGCVPSTWSIDLHYPKKQYAEKFPDNPFISIAVHGKGVDRSYGYPVPYRCFYSKNVENLFMAGRCISVTHEALGTVRVMKTCGMMGEVVGKAASLCAIHDCSPRQVYQDHLPDLLDLLQLPGKAHRSTPTAEIVIPADSLPLATSLGMPAGIDPASIEGIVADDSQSTKTGRWTAGTGLKDYVGFQYLYASPDSGAEIVFKLIVKDSGRYAIDVFTQSHANRSTRSPVWIRYGDQQQKQTINQRKLREEPYVSVAEIELAAGQEVTVSIETTDADGFVHADAVRLRKTDPAKHQ; encoded by the coding sequence ATGATCGCCACCCGATTCATGATTTGTGCCAGTTTGGTGTGTGCAATCGCATCCGGTACTTGCGATACGACACAAGCTGCAGACCTCTTCGTCGAAGCAGAGAGCTTTGCCGATCATGGCGGGTGGAAACTCGATACGCAATTCATTCAGCAAATGGGATCGCCCTACCTGCTCGCCCATGGACTTGGCCAAAAGGTTCCCGATGCGGTGACCACCGTCGAGGTCCCCGAAAAAGGCACCTACCGCGTCTGGATCCGCTCGATCGATTGGGTGGCACGTTGGGGCGTGAATCCGTCACCGGGCACGTTTAAGCTGAGCATTGGGGAAACGACGCTCCAGCCCACCTTCGGAACCGTGGGCAGCGAGTGGAGCTGGCATGATGGTGGTACCGTTGAGTTGGCAGCCGCAGCGGTAGAACTCCGGTTGCAGGACCTGACTGGTTTTGACGGCCGATGTGATTGCATCTACCTGACCACTGATTTAGAGGCAACGCCACCACCCGCAGATCGCGTGTTGTCCGAATGGAGGCGAAAACAATTGGGCCTGCCGGATGAGCCCCAAACACGCGGCGGATACGACTTGGTCGTGATTGGCGGTGGCTACGCAGGAATGGGCGCTGCGATTTCGGCAGCCCGGATGGGATGTCGCGTTGCGCTCGTCCAAGATCGCCCTGTACTGGGCGGGAATGGATCAAGCGAGGTGCGGGTTTGGGCAAAGGGTGAGATTCGCCGCGGAAAATTCCCTCGGATTGGCGAGATCATCGAAGAATTGGCCGATTCGGCAACCAAGTCGCCCGGTACCTACGAAGAATTTGAAGATGCCAAGAAAGAACGTATCGTCCGCGCCGAACCCAACATCGACTTGATGTTGAATCATCATGCTTACTCCGTCGAAATGGATGGCGAGCGAATCGTTTCGGTCACGGCACTCGATACCACCACGGGAGCCGAAGTAAAAATCCTCGGCGACTATTTTTCCGACTGCACCGGTCACGGTTGGATCGGGACCTGGGCGAACGCTGAACGAACGATGGTTCCAACTGGACGGATGGGCATGAGCAATATGTGGGCTTGGGACGAGGTCGACGCCCCGACCACGTTTCCCGAAACTCCTTGGGCCCTCGATTTGTCGATGGCCGATTTTCCTTACCCTCGCGACCACCATGGGCAATGGTTCTGGGAGAGCGGCTTCGACAAAGACGCGATCAACGATGCCGAGGCAATTCGGGATTGGAATCTACGCGCGGTTTATGGTGCGTTCAACGCAATGAAGAATCGTGACGGTGCCGATGAGCACACCCGTGCGGTTTTGACCTGGGTCGCTTTCGTTGGTGGACCTCGCGAAAGCCAGCAATTGATCGGCGATGTCGTGCTTACCGAAGATGATATTGTGTCCAAGCGGGATTTCCCTGATGGCTGTGTTCCGAGTACGTGGTCGATCGATTTGCATTATCCCAAAAAACAATATGCGGAGAAATTTCCTGACAACCCCTTCATCTCCATCGCCGTGCACGGCAAAGGTGTCGATCGGTCCTATGGCTATCCCGTTCCGTATCGGTGCTTCTACAGCAAGAATGTCGAGAACTTGTTCATGGCTGGCCGCTGCATCAGCGTGACTCACGAGGCACTAGGGACGGTCCGCGTGATGAAGACGTGTGGCATGATGGGAGAGGTCGTCGGCAAAGCTGCATCCCTCTGTGCAATTCATGATTGCAGTCCTCGTCAGGTTTACCAGGATCACTTACCTGATCTACTCGATTTACTTCAGCTACCTGGAAAAGCCCATCGCAGCACACCCACCGCGGAGATCGTGATACCTGCTGACTCCCTTCCGTTAGCGACTTCGTTGGGTATGCCAGCGGGAATCGATCCTGCTAGCATCGAGGGGATCGTGGCAGATGATTCACAGTCAACCAAGACGGGGCGCTGGACCGCTGGTACCGGATTGAAGGATTATGTTGGGTTCCAATACTTGTATGCGTCCCCAGACAGCGGTGCGGAGATCGTATTTAAGTTAATAGTGAAAGACTCAGGCCGTTACGCGATCGACGTGTTCACGCAATCCCATGCAAATCGCTCGACCCGCAGCCCGGTATGGATTCGCTACGGCGATCAGCAACAAAAGCAAACCATCAATCAACGTAAATTGCGCGAGGAACCCTATGTCTCAGTTGCCGAGATTGAGCTGGCAGCCGGACAAGAGGTAACGGTTTCAATCGAAACGACCGATGCCGACGGGTTCGTTCATGCCGACGCGGTTCGGCTCCGAAAAACCGATCCGGCTAAGCATCAATAG
- a CDS encoding DUF4153 domain-containing protein translates to MTAEQSNSAALPPHDREFQQASEVVMARDVMPVSRREVIAAMTWTVLADLLLFRAVGFSGPAVFFALVPIVLLMGRTRFLRPRYGISIACLSLLVAIRLAWQGSVLTFVSAVALTLAISMAAAGSVPFVFEGIVFGVRVLFDGASRIGRYRCWGKVRNRATTGPSLASWLLPLASVLVFGALFLFANPDLLSTTRTYLFNLADYAWRWVSAESVWEIPFCIFALLVGAGLVCPRLPMFQLGPQTEKDASATAPDTAQWLPAFYNSLVVLILLFGGYLCFEFATLWKRDFPTGFYYAGYAHQGAAWLTVALALATLLLSAVFNGTILNHPRIVPLRSLAWVWSGLNLLLAIAVYNRLFIYVGYNGMTRMRTVGFFGITAVVLGFLLVLYKMAHHRSFWWLIRRQLMALALTVIAYSLFPVDWVAHRYNTSQVNRGYLHPSVMIAVKPIDNEGFLALIPLTDHSDEIIREGVLAMLASRQSELEGGLQANAKHWTSYQASEVILLKRLRAKQSKWAAYLNAPALQAAARNRFEDYAMQWY, encoded by the coding sequence ATGACCGCCGAGCAATCCAATTCAGCCGCTCTGCCCCCGCATGATCGGGAATTCCAACAGGCGTCTGAGGTCGTCATGGCTCGGGATGTCATGCCAGTGAGTCGACGCGAGGTGATTGCGGCGATGACTTGGACCGTGCTGGCCGACCTGCTGCTCTTTCGCGCGGTCGGTTTCTCGGGGCCTGCCGTTTTCTTTGCCCTCGTTCCGATCGTATTGTTGATGGGGCGTACTCGGTTTCTTCGGCCTCGGTACGGGATTTCCATCGCATGCTTGTCGCTGCTTGTTGCGATACGTCTCGCTTGGCAGGGTTCGGTTCTCACGTTCGTTTCCGCTGTGGCTCTCACTCTGGCGATTTCGATGGCGGCGGCAGGGTCCGTCCCGTTTGTCTTCGAAGGCATTGTGTTCGGAGTGCGTGTTCTGTTTGACGGTGCCTCGCGAATCGGACGATATCGGTGCTGGGGCAAGGTGCGCAACAGGGCAACCACCGGGCCCTCGTTAGCGAGCTGGCTTTTACCACTGGCATCCGTGTTGGTTTTCGGCGCCCTTTTCCTGTTCGCCAATCCCGACCTGTTATCCACGACACGTACGTACTTGTTCAATCTAGCCGACTATGCATGGCGATGGGTTTCAGCAGAATCCGTATGGGAGATTCCCTTTTGCATTTTCGCCTTGTTGGTTGGTGCCGGCCTCGTTTGCCCGAGGTTGCCGATGTTTCAGCTTGGCCCACAAACGGAAAAGGACGCCTCGGCCACGGCACCGGATACGGCCCAGTGGCTGCCCGCCTTCTACAATTCACTGGTGGTGCTGATTCTTCTGTTTGGTGGTTATCTTTGTTTTGAATTCGCTACCTTGTGGAAACGTGATTTTCCCACAGGCTTCTATTACGCTGGCTACGCGCATCAAGGGGCGGCATGGTTGACGGTTGCCTTGGCGCTGGCGACCTTACTACTTTCAGCGGTCTTCAATGGGACGATTCTCAATCACCCACGAATCGTTCCGCTACGATCGCTTGCCTGGGTCTGGTCCGGTTTGAACCTACTGCTCGCCATTGCGGTATACAATCGTTTGTTCATTTACGTCGGCTACAATGGGATGACGCGAATGCGCACGGTAGGCTTTTTCGGCATCACCGCCGTGGTGCTCGGGTTCCTGCTGGTGTTGTATAAAATGGCTCATCACCGATCTTTTTGGTGGCTGATCCGCCGTCAATTGATGGCACTGGCGTTAACCGTCATCGCCTACAGTCTGTTTCCCGTGGACTGGGTGGCCCATCGCTACAACACGTCTCAAGTGAATCGCGGCTACTTGCATCCTTCCGTCATGATCGCGGTGAAACCGATCGACAATGAAGGTTTTTTGGCGTTGATTCCACTGACCGACCACTCGGACGAGATCATTCGCGAAGGAGTGCTGGCAATGCTGGCGTCTCGCCAATCCGAGTTGGAAGGGGGGTTGCAAGCGAATGCCAAGCATTGGACGTCGTATCAAGCGTCCGAAGTGATCCTGTTAAAGCGGCTTCGAGCGAAACAATCGAAGTGGGCGGCGTATTTGAATGCTCCGGCCTTGCAAGCCGCAGCAAGGAATCGCTTCGAAGACTACGCCATGCAGTGGTATTAG
- a CDS encoding bifunctional fucokinase/fucose-1-phosphate guanylyltransferase, producing the protein MNLNQELLLSLPPQMAQQLKNCHGDIAQRCYATSDPPAAQLGSGGGTAHILHQAWLHSGCESFADWMEERGRIVIHGGGESRRLPAYATVGKLFIPIPTLRWAKGQRLGQTLLDVNEPFLQAAFQNAADNARVMIASGDVLLRSTRLLDPLPRADVVLLGMWANPEIAKNFGVMFVDKSQPSRLKTFLQKPDPDEIRDRSRDSAFLIDIGVWLLSSRAVNCLMTQCGWDSDRSMFETNDQPNPCDLYGHWALRLGEQPQAIDKTISQLTVAVAPISHGEFYHFGKTVDVIDSMYDLQTIVRDQTELGVVPSLAQPRQFIQDAEFGVPLRRQENESLWVENSYIPSTWTLSRRHMLTGVPPNDWCLRLGEGCCLDFVPIGHDEFAIRVYGFHDSFRGSVSDPQTRWLEHPLGDWFTARGLNLAQAGIASDTDLQEAELFPVLSRKELSGEFVQWMIDRSPGDDTSAHRTLWRNRRRMSARQLAHSASLERLYAQRSKLREAILPIMAAHGNRSVFYNLDLSAAAETYASSDALIPPAWDAEESVILAVHNRMFRSEVLRQRGDDGWRQEEASCFGLLERSLVQPYEHQRVLPEFRLAEDQIVWARSPARVDLAGGWTDTPPYCMEIGGSVVNVAVDMNGQPPVQVFARRCESPTITIRSIDLGKSETLTCYEDIGSYRGLGSGFSVAKAALALAGFYPKFNGDAFKSLQQQLERFGGGVDVSMLAAIPKGSGMGTSSILAGTVLGALSELCHLGWDVHEIAARVSAVEQMLGSGGGWQDQFGGLLHGAKLIQTKPGVLQQAAVRWLPSDFFNSPEFTSRTLLYYTGITRVAHDVLSEIVRGMFLNDPNRLSVLKSIGDNSLSCFDAAQRSDMDSFAKSIRRSWELNQQLDQGTNPPEVAELVNRMEPHVSALKLAGAGGGGFLYLIAKTTRDAVKLRRDLESQPPNARARFVDMSVSTTGLRVTRS; encoded by the coding sequence ATGAATCTGAACCAGGAACTCTTGCTGTCGCTACCTCCCCAAATGGCGCAGCAGTTAAAAAATTGTCACGGTGACATTGCACAGCGTTGTTACGCGACGTCAGACCCACCGGCGGCACAGTTGGGATCGGGAGGCGGAACCGCTCATATCCTCCATCAAGCGTGGTTGCACAGCGGTTGCGAATCGTTTGCAGATTGGATGGAGGAACGTGGCCGTATCGTGATCCACGGCGGGGGTGAAAGCCGTCGATTGCCAGCCTATGCGACGGTCGGCAAGCTGTTCATTCCGATTCCTACGCTACGTTGGGCGAAAGGGCAACGGCTTGGGCAGACGCTGCTTGACGTCAATGAGCCGTTTTTGCAAGCTGCCTTTCAAAATGCAGCGGACAATGCTCGCGTGATGATCGCAAGTGGCGACGTGTTGCTACGGAGCACCCGGTTGCTCGATCCGCTGCCCCGCGCCGACGTGGTGTTGCTTGGGATGTGGGCGAACCCGGAGATCGCAAAGAACTTCGGGGTGATGTTCGTCGACAAATCGCAACCCTCCCGATTGAAGACTTTTTTGCAGAAGCCAGATCCGGACGAAATCCGTGACCGCTCGCGAGATTCCGCATTTCTGATTGATATCGGAGTTTGGCTACTCAGCAGTCGAGCGGTGAATTGTTTGATGACACAGTGCGGGTGGGACAGTGATCGTTCCATGTTTGAGACGAACGATCAGCCGAATCCATGTGATCTGTACGGCCACTGGGCACTTCGATTGGGCGAACAACCCCAAGCAATCGATAAAACCATCTCACAGCTGACCGTCGCCGTTGCCCCCATCTCGCACGGGGAATTCTATCACTTTGGCAAGACGGTTGACGTGATTGATTCGATGTACGATTTGCAAACAATCGTGCGGGACCAAACGGAATTGGGCGTCGTGCCGTCGTTAGCCCAACCACGCCAATTCATTCAGGATGCCGAGTTTGGCGTTCCGCTACGGCGACAAGAGAATGAATCGTTGTGGGTCGAGAACAGCTACATCCCTTCGACATGGACCTTGTCACGTCGACACATGTTGACCGGCGTCCCGCCAAACGATTGGTGCTTGCGTCTCGGCGAAGGTTGCTGTTTAGATTTTGTGCCAATCGGGCATGATGAATTTGCCATTCGCGTGTATGGCTTTCATGATTCGTTCCGAGGCAGCGTCAGCGACCCACAAACGCGGTGGCTGGAACATCCCCTTGGGGATTGGTTCACGGCTCGCGGTTTGAATCTCGCTCAGGCGGGGATCGCGTCCGATACGGATTTGCAGGAAGCCGAGCTTTTTCCTGTACTTTCGAGGAAAGAGCTGAGCGGCGAATTTGTCCAATGGATGATCGATCGAAGCCCGGGTGATGACACATCGGCTCATCGCACTTTGTGGCGGAACCGACGTCGGATGTCGGCGAGGCAACTCGCACACTCAGCATCGCTGGAACGATTGTACGCACAGCGTTCAAAACTTCGGGAGGCGATTTTGCCGATCATGGCGGCTCACGGCAACCGAAGCGTCTTCTACAACTTGGACTTGTCCGCCGCAGCAGAAACGTACGCATCGTCCGATGCCCTAATTCCACCCGCATGGGACGCTGAAGAAAGCGTCATTTTAGCGGTCCATAATCGAATGTTCCGCTCGGAAGTCCTGCGTCAACGCGGCGATGACGGCTGGCGACAGGAAGAGGCTTCCTGTTTCGGCTTGCTCGAACGGTCTCTCGTGCAACCCTACGAGCATCAACGCGTGTTGCCTGAGTTCCGATTAGCCGAGGATCAAATCGTATGGGCGCGCAGTCCGGCCCGAGTTGACTTGGCCGGTGGTTGGACGGATACGCCGCCGTATTGCATGGAGATCGGGGGTAGCGTCGTGAACGTTGCCGTTGACATGAATGGCCAACCCCCGGTGCAAGTATTTGCACGTCGGTGTGAATCGCCAACAATCACCATTCGGTCAATCGATTTGGGCAAAAGCGAAACGCTGACTTGCTATGAAGACATCGGCAGCTACCGTGGGCTTGGCAGCGGCTTTTCGGTTGCCAAGGCCGCGTTGGCGCTTGCCGGTTTCTACCCCAAGTTCAATGGCGACGCCTTTAAGTCGCTTCAGCAGCAACTCGAACGGTTTGGCGGCGGAGTGGATGTGTCGATGTTGGCGGCGATCCCGAAAGGCTCGGGAATGGGAACCAGCAGCATTCTTGCGGGGACCGTGCTCGGAGCGTTGAGCGAGCTTTGTCACTTGGGTTGGGACGTGCATGAAATTGCTGCTCGCGTCAGCGCAGTGGAACAAATGTTGGGTAGCGGTGGCGGATGGCAAGATCAATTCGGCGGTCTTTTGCACGGGGCGAAATTGATTCAAACGAAACCAGGCGTTTTGCAGCAGGCTGCGGTTCGCTGGCTGCCCTCGGACTTCTTCAATTCACCCGAGTTCACTTCACGAACGTTGTTGTATTACACGGGGATCACGCGAGTCGCCCATGATGTGTTGTCGGAGATCGTGCGGGGGATGTTCTTGAACGATCCCAATCGGCTGAGCGTGCTCAAGTCAATCGGTGACAATAGTTTGAGTTGTTTCGACGCGGCGCAGCGATCGGACATGGACAGCTTTGCCAAGTCGATCCGCCGCAGTTGGGAATTGAATCAACAACTCGATCAAGGCACCAATCCGCCTGAGGTCGCGGAGTTGGTCAACCGTATGGAGCCGCATGTTTCGGCGTTGAAACTGGCCGGGGCGGGCGGCGGCGGCTTTCTGTACCTGATCGCGAAAACCACAAGGGACGCCGTAAAGCTACGCCGTGACCTGGAGAGCCAACCCCCTAATGCCCGAGCTCGCTTTGTGGACATGTCCGTCTCCACCACCGGATTGCGAGTGACGCGAAGCTGA
- a CDS encoding FxsA family protein — protein MFFRLLAAFIIIPLVELALLLRLADATSVAMTLGVVIVTGVIGSMLAKREGVMAWYRFRSALAEGRMPSREIQDGLMVVFAAALLLTPGLLTDGLGFLLLVPAGRDLVRRYVLSRYVRFSDVKVERRSREGSPHGAESKSSSEPLRKGRSESTRWPDSGETSSRNGPRTIDATSFHRKT, from the coding sequence ATGTTTTTCCGATTACTCGCGGCGTTCATTATCATCCCGCTCGTCGAATTGGCCCTGCTGTTGCGGTTGGCGGATGCGACAAGTGTGGCGATGACGCTTGGGGTTGTCATCGTCACAGGTGTCATTGGCTCGATGCTTGCGAAGCGAGAAGGGGTGATGGCGTGGTACCGGTTTCGTTCGGCGCTCGCCGAAGGTCGAATGCCGAGCCGTGAGATCCAAGACGGATTGATGGTCGTTTTTGCGGCTGCTCTGCTGCTGACCCCTGGACTGCTGACGGATGGTCTTGGTTTTCTGTTACTCGTTCCAGCGGGTCGAGATCTGGTCCGACGGTACGTCTTGAGCCGATATGTCCGGTTCTCGGATGTCAAAGTCGAACGGCGAAGTCGTGAGGGATCACCGCATGGGGCGGAGTCGAAATCCTCAAGCGAACCGCTGCGCAAAGGCCGTTCGGAGTCTACACGTTGGCCCGATTCAGGCGAGACAAGCAGCCGCAATGGCCCCAGGACGATTGACGCGACGTCGTTTCACCGCAAAACCTAG
- a CDS encoding PVC-type heme-binding CxxCH protein, translated as MKSCVLLTLLVFTPTAILFAVEPPRVLDADWQIELVAAEPDLVTPVGLCFDGSGRLLVIESNTHFPPDDYDGPKTDRVFVFDDTKGDGFLDRQRLFYEGGIATMDITPLDDNWIALSTRREVVRIRDTNGDDVADEREVLLTLETDADYPHNGLNAVTVGPDRRLYVGQGENFGEPYSLVAADGSTQVGSGEGGNVFSISFDGSDLQRVATGFWNPFGLWFDKQDRLWAVGNDPDAMPPCRLLHVIPCADYGFQFRFGRAGTHPLQSWNGELPGTLGRVAGTGEAPCAVVGYGEHLWVTAWGDNRIERYKLEESGASWQSRTEVVVQGDARFRPVDMAVAADGSIYITDWVDRSYPVHGQGRLWRMSRRQNAPPILATLPERTAAESESLRLMNDPSLRSRDRVEALRSRDPFLRQAAMAGLVRTGQLKDVDGKMATRPLQRVGLMTAWRWESLSDPNRISTAGRNEWIEWGLSDPSAQVTLAAVRWATECQCREMLPKIRSLLDREDLSPSLFNAVIASIAFLETGSAASGKRDPAIEKTLIEFASEQDRPASLRALAIQKLASESDVPSDAELGRWLRGENDRDFSREVVRLLAERAKPTSLAELATIAMDSSLDEQTRADALASLSKNAGTYSSVFNQLVLPKQSELLRTEAKRVLKHSWQYDADKRPPNKQVAEWLAALGNGGDPDAGRRVFYRSACASCHAHSGRGATTGPDLTTLSGRMTRRRILESILEPSREVAPLYVPWRVLTVDGHVLTGLKLGESGVRKRLRFQGADGITFEVPLDEIEQQDPITQSIMPAGLEELMSIAELRDLLAFLESRPE; from the coding sequence ATGAAATCCTGCGTTTTGTTGACATTGCTTGTCTTCACTCCCACCGCGATTCTGTTTGCCGTTGAGCCACCGCGGGTTCTCGACGCCGATTGGCAAATCGAGCTCGTTGCCGCTGAACCCGACCTTGTGACCCCCGTCGGCCTCTGCTTCGACGGTTCCGGCCGGCTGTTGGTGATCGAGTCCAACACCCATTTTCCGCCCGACGACTACGACGGTCCGAAAACGGATCGCGTCTTTGTTTTTGATGACACCAAGGGGGATGGGTTTCTCGACCGCCAGCGTTTGTTTTACGAGGGAGGCATCGCGACGATGGATATCACTCCGTTGGATGACAATTGGATTGCGCTATCGACGCGGCGTGAAGTGGTTCGGATTCGCGACACCAACGGTGATGACGTTGCCGACGAACGAGAGGTGTTGCTGACGCTTGAAACCGATGCGGATTACCCGCACAACGGTCTCAACGCAGTCACCGTTGGCCCCGATCGACGGCTTTACGTTGGCCAAGGCGAGAATTTTGGCGAGCCCTATTCGCTCGTCGCAGCCGATGGATCGACGCAAGTCGGTAGCGGCGAAGGGGGAAATGTTTTCTCGATCTCTTTCGACGGAAGCGATCTGCAACGCGTGGCGACCGGTTTCTGGAATCCGTTTGGCCTTTGGTTCGACAAGCAGGATCGTCTATGGGCCGTCGGTAATGATCCCGATGCAATGCCCCCGTGCCGTTTGTTGCACGTGATCCCCTGCGCGGATTACGGGTTCCAATTTCGCTTTGGGCGTGCTGGCACGCATCCACTTCAATCGTGGAATGGTGAGTTGCCAGGGACGCTCGGTAGGGTTGCAGGGACCGGCGAGGCGCCCTGTGCGGTGGTCGGCTATGGCGAACATTTATGGGTGACGGCTTGGGGCGATAACCGGATTGAGCGATACAAATTGGAGGAAAGCGGCGCCAGTTGGCAGAGCCGTACCGAAGTCGTGGTACAGGGTGATGCGAGGTTCCGACCCGTCGACATGGCGGTCGCCGCAGACGGATCAATCTACATTACCGATTGGGTTGACCGCAGCTACCCGGTGCACGGTCAAGGTCGGCTGTGGCGGATGAGCCGAAGACAAAACGCACCGCCGATCCTGGCAACGTTGCCTGAGCGGACAGCGGCTGAAAGCGAATCTCTTCGGTTGATGAATGATCCGAGTCTCCGTTCCCGTGATCGTGTCGAGGCGCTTCGCAGTCGTGATCCTTTTCTGCGGCAAGCCGCAATGGCCGGGTTGGTTCGAACGGGACAGTTGAAGGACGTTGATGGGAAGATGGCCACCCGTCCTTTGCAACGCGTCGGGTTGATGACCGCGTGGCGATGGGAATCGCTTTCGGATCCCAATCGCATTTCTACGGCGGGAAGAAATGAATGGATAGAATGGGGATTGTCCGACCCGTCCGCTCAAGTCACATTGGCTGCGGTTCGCTGGGCGACCGAGTGTCAATGCCGCGAGATGCTGCCGAAGATTCGCTCGTTGCTTGACCGAGAGGACTTGTCACCATCACTTTTCAATGCTGTGATCGCCTCGATCGCTTTCCTCGAAACGGGCTCCGCGGCGAGTGGCAAAAGAGATCCGGCGATTGAAAAGACGTTGATTGAGTTTGCGTCGGAACAAGATCGGCCTGCAAGCTTACGAGCACTTGCGATACAAAAACTAGCATCCGAGAGTGACGTGCCGTCCGATGCGGAGCTTGGTCGCTGGTTGCGTGGCGAAAACGACCGAGACTTTTCGCGGGAAGTTGTGCGACTACTGGCGGAGCGAGCCAAGCCAACATCGCTTGCGGAGTTGGCGACGATCGCGATGGATTCCTCACTGGACGAGCAGACTCGAGCCGATGCGCTGGCGAGTTTATCGAAGAACGCGGGCACCTATTCCTCTGTGTTCAACCAATTGGTCTTGCCAAAGCAATCCGAGTTGCTTCGCACCGAAGCCAAGCGAGTTTTAAAGCACTCGTGGCAATACGATGCCGATAAGCGACCGCCAAACAAACAGGTTGCAGAGTGGTTGGCCGCGCTCGGAAACGGCGGCGATCCCGATGCAGGGCGGCGTGTTTTCTATCGTTCTGCTTGCGCAAGTTGCCATGCCCACAGCGGACGTGGTGCCACGACCGGACCGGATTTGACGACGCTCTCGGGACGAATGACACGACGCCGAATACTAGAATCCATCCTCGAACCAAGCCGCGAAGTCGCGCCCCTGTACGTCCCTTGGCGAGTCCTGACGGTGGATGGTCATGTGTTGACAGGCTTGAAACTTGGCGAATCCGGAGTGCGGAAACGTCTTCGGTTTCAAGGGGCCGATGGGATCACGTTCGAAGTACCGCTCGATGAAATCGAACAGCAAGATCCGATCACTCAATCGATCATGCCGGCCGGGCTCGAGGAATTGATGTCGATCGCCGAACTACGTGACCTGTTGGCCTTTTTGGAGAGTCGCCCAGAATAG
- a CDS encoding DUF6868 family protein, translated as MTTETLASFLGWCLVINFSVLVLATLSLVLGGKSVRRIHAQLFPIDEEQLPPIYFQFLANYKLAIFVFNLAPYLALKIMG; from the coding sequence ATGACCACCGAAACACTCGCCAGCTTCTTGGGATGGTGCTTGGTGATCAACTTCAGCGTTCTTGTTTTGGCAACCCTCTCCTTGGTCCTAGGCGGGAAGTCCGTAAGGCGGATTCACGCTCAGTTGTTTCCGATTGATGAGGAACAGCTGCCACCGATCTATTTTCAATTCCTGGCGAACTACAAGCTCGCAATCTTTGTGTTTAATCTGGCGCCGTATTTGGCATTGAAGATCATGGGATAG